The following proteins are encoded in a genomic region of Microtus ochrogaster isolate Prairie Vole_2 chromosome 5, MicOch1.0, whole genome shotgun sequence:
- the Sc5d gene encoding lathosterol oxidase codes for MDLVLSVADHYFFTPYVYPASWPEDNIVRQTVSLLIVTNLGAYVLYFFCATLSYYFVYDHSLMKHPQFLKNQVYREIMFTVKSLPWISIPTISLFLLELRGYSKLYDDVGDFPSGWIHLVASVVSFLFFTDMLIYWIHRGLHHRLVYKHIHKPHHVWKIPTPFASHAFHPVDGFLQSLPYHIYPFVFPLHKVVYLGLYVLVNVWTISIHDGDFRVPQVLRPFINGSAHHTDHHIYFDYNYGQYFTLWDRIGGSFKHPSSFEGKGPHSYVRKMAEGEFNSLAENGCKSEKLCNAEFAKTK; via the exons ATGGACCTGGTTCTCAGCGTCGCCGATCACTACTTCTTTACTCCATACGTGTACCCAGCCTCGTGGCCCGAGGACAACATCGTCCGGCAAACCGTTAGTCTCCTGATTGTCACAAACCTGGGTGCTTATGTCCTCTACTTCTTCTGTGCAACCCTGAGCTATTATTTTGTCTATGATCATTCATTAATGAAGCATCCACAGTTTTTAAAG AATCAAGTCTATCGAGAGATCATGTTCACAGTCAAGTCTTTGCCCTGGATTAGTATCCCCACCATTTCACTGTTCCTCCTGGAGTTGAGAGGTTACAGCAAGCTCTATGATGACGTAGGAGACTTCCCAAGTG GCTGGATTCATCTTGTTGCTAGTGTGGTATCGTTCCTGTTTTTCACAGACATGCTGATCTATTGGATCCACAGGGGCCTGCATCATAGACTGGTCTACAAG CACATACATAAACCTCATCATGTCTGGAAGATCCCCACTCCATTTGCAAGTCATGCTTTTCACCCTGTGGATGGCTTCCTCCAGAGTCTGCCTTACCATATATACCCCTTTGTCTTCCCACTGCACAAGGTGGTCTACCTAGGGTTATATGTCTTGGTTAATGTCTGGACAATTTCTATTCACGACGGTGATTTTCGTGTCCCCCAGGTCTTAAGGCCATTTATTAATGGGTCAGCTCATCACACAGACCACCACATATATTTTGACTATAACTACGGGCAGTATTTCACACTGTGGGATCGAATTGGGGgctcttttaagcatccttcctcCTTTGAAGGGAAAGGACCACATAGTTATGTGAGGAAAATGGCAGAAGGAGAATTCAACAGCCTTGCAGAAAACGGCTGTAAAAGCGAAAAACTCTGCAATGCAGAATTTGCAAAAACTAAGTAG